The proteins below come from a single Malus sylvestris chromosome 3, drMalSylv7.2, whole genome shotgun sequence genomic window:
- the LOC126615859 gene encoding potassium transporter 5-like → MPDEEVLVEHPTDQGSQDHQEVSDHHDHDKDQLKGKKLSWQKLRRYDSLDLESRSFTAPHGHASKGAGWAVIMQLAFQSIGIVYGDIGTSPLYVYASTFSKGINHDDDILGVLSLIFYTLTLIPLIKYVFIVLLANDNGDGGTFALYSLLCRYAKVGLTPSQQVEDHDVSNFQLELPTKRVKRASRLKSSLENSPFAKVFLLCATMLGTSMVIGDGVLTPCISVLAAVGGIKRATSAMTEDWVVLISVAILIGLFMVQRFGTDKVGYSFAPIICIWFIMIAGIGVYNFIKFDPTVVKALNPQYIVDYFRRNKKDAWISLGGIALAITGTEALFADVGHFTVRSIQISMCAVTYPALVLAYTGQASFLRKHHLLVEDTFFESIPKPLYWPMFGVAVMASIIASQAMISGTFSIIQQSLSLGCFPRVKVVHTSTKYAGQVYIPEVNYLLMLACVGVTLGFRSTEEIGNAYGIAVVFVMTLTSSFLVLIMIMIWKTNIFLVISYVLVIGSVEFLYLSSVLYKFNQGGYLPLAFATVLMFVMFVWNDVHQRKYYYELNHKISPEQLKEIAIDANFSRLPGLAVFYSELVQGIPPIFNHYVANVPALHSVLVFVSIKSLPISKVPLEERFLFRRVEPNDLNVFRCVARYGYTDVRNENEPFEGLLVEKLKEFIKNSFWISQGNNMHSTNGEIKFEIKEEFKDGTLANGGENLKEDLKKQVDDQDDQQDLLDRDIEAIDKAWRWGVVHLIGENEVTAAKGAGLAKRILIDYAYNILKRNLRQSDKVFDIPHKRMLKVGMTYEI, encoded by the exons ATGCCTGATGAAGAGGTACTAGTGGAACACCCTACAGATCAAGGAAGCCAAGATCATCAGGAAGTTTCTGATCATCATGATCATGATAAGGATCAACTCAAAGGGAAGAAACTTTCATGGCAAAAGTTGCGACGATACGACTCCTTGGACCTCGAGTCACGCAGTTTCACAGCTCCCCATGGCCATGCCTCCAAG GGCGCTGGCTGGGCAGTGATAATGCAACTGGCATTTCAGAGCATCGGAATAGTTTACGGGGACATTGGTACATCACCTCTGTATGTGTATGCGAGCACCTTCAGCAAAGGCATCAACCATGACGATGACATTTTGGGTGTTCTTTCTTTGATCTTTTACACTCTCACCTTAATCCCTCTCATTAAGTACGTTTTTATCGTCTTACTGGCCAACGATAATGGCGATG GAGGGACGTTCGCACTATACTCTTTGCTGTGTCGATATGCCAAGGTTGGTTTGACTCCAAGTCAACAAGTGGAGGATCACGATGTTTCAAATTTTCAGCTTGAGTTGCCTACCAAAAGAGTAAAGAGAGCATCAAGGCTTAAATCTTCATTAGAGAACAGCCCATTCGCCAAAGTCTTTCTATTATGCGCCACCATGCTTGGTACGTCCATGGTCATTGGTGATGGTGTCCTCACTCCTTGCATCTCAG TTCTTGCGGCCGTTGGAGGAATCAAACGAGCCACATCTGCAATGACAGAAG ATTGGGTTGTTTTGATATCAGTAGCCATCTTGATTGGCCTATTCATGGTTCAAAGATTTGGAACTGATAAAGTAGGCTACAGTTTTGCACCAATTATTTGCATTTGGTTTATCATGATTGCTGGAATTGGTGTCTACAACTTCATCAAGTTTGATCCGACGGTGGTCAAGGCTCTAAACCCACAATACATAGTAGATTACTTCAGGAGGAACAAAAAAGACGCTTGGATTTCTCTTGGTGGCATTGCCTTAGCAATAACAG GAACTGAAGCTTTATTTGCTGACGTGGGACACTTCACAGTGCGATCCATTCAAATAAGTATGTGCGCAGTTACTTATCCAGCTCTAGTATTGGCATACACTGGACAAGCCTCTTTTCTTCGCAAGCACCATCTTCTTGTTGAAGATACCTTCTTCGAGTCAATACCAA AACCTTTGTATTGGCCCATGTTTGGAGTGGCTGTAATGGCATCAATCATAGCTAGTCAAGCTATGATTTCAGGGACTTTCTCAATAATCCAACAATCACTATCATTAGGGTGTTTCCCTCGTGTGAAAGTCGTGCACACATCGACCAAGTATGCCGGACAAGTTTACATTCCGGAAGTGAACTACCTTCTCATGTTAGCTTGTGTTGGAGTCACTTTAGGGTTTCGAAGCACTGAAGAGATCGGCAATGCATACG GTATAGCAGTGGTGTTTGTAATGACGCTTACATCATCCTTCCTAGTGCTAATCATGATCATGATATGGAAGACCAACATATTCCTCGTCATCTCATATGTTCTTGTCATTGGAAGTGTAGAGTTTCTGTATCTAAGTTCAGTGCTCTACAAATTTAACCAGGGCGGATATCTTCCCCTTGCGTTTGCCACAGTGTTGATGTTTGTAATGTTTGTGTGGAATGATGTGCATCAAAGGAAGTACTATTACGAGCTTAATCACAAAATTTCTCCCGAACAACTCAAAGAAATCGCCATTGATGCAAACTTTTCTCGTTTGCCTGGCCTTGCCGTGTTCTATTCGGAACTTGTTCAAGGCATCCCGCCGATCTTCAATCATTATGTTGCGAATGTTCCTGCATTACACTCCGTCCTTGTTTTTGTCTCAATCAAATCGTTGCCTATAAGCAAGGTTCCGTTGGAAGAGCGCTTTCTTTTTCGGAGAGTAGAGCCTAACGATCTGAATGTGTTCAGATGTGTTGCAAGATACGGGTACACGGATGTTCGCAATGAGAACGAACCCTTCGAAGGATTGTTGGTGGAAAAGTTGAAAGAGTTCATAAAGAATAGTTTTTGGATATCTCAAGGAAATAATATGCACAGTACTAATGGGGAGATCAAGTTTGAGATCAAGGAAGAATTCAAAGACGGGACTTTGGCTAACGGTGGAGAGaatttgaaggaggatttgaagAAGCAAGTTGATGATCAAGATGACCAACAAGATTTGTTGGACAGAGATATTGAGGCAATAGACAAAGCATGGAGGTGGGGAGTTGTTCATTTGATTGGGGAAAATGAAGTGACGGCTGCCAAAGGAGCTGGTCTAGCGAAAAGAATTTTGATTGATTATGCTTACAATATCTTGAAGAGAAATTTGAGGCAGAGTGATAAAGTATTTGATATTCCTCATAAGCGCATGTTGAAAGTGGGCATGACTTATGAAATTTAG